From Toxorhynchites rutilus septentrionalis strain SRP chromosome 2, ASM2978413v1, whole genome shotgun sequence, a single genomic window includes:
- the LOC129769613 gene encoding uncharacterized protein LOC129769613 has product MLHVVCDEQKEVERIARGNKNSRQASSNDARDVGAVKSARTEPSRRECETASNNSEVGDLAPPHMPTLALAATSRVRVAVFKTYDAVPNSAFALTCRRRHVHERARAYLLGDRDIVFEWQCHECKMEELIEAVRSEKCIYVVKHQDYLNTKLKDSIWKQIAEALNLKDGSEAKKCWEKLRNNHRDALRRQKISKPKSGSGAVNIKPWRFQKKYGILNPAYGK; this is encoded by the exons atgcttcacgtagtgtgtgatgagcaaaaaGAAGtggaacgcattgccaggggcaataaaaattcgaggcaagcgtcatctaatgatgcacgcgatgttggtgcagtgaaaagcgctcgcactgaaccgagccgtCGCGAGTGTGAAACCGcttcgaacaacagcgaagtaggcgacttagCCCCGCCGCACATGCCCACACTCGCATTGGCCGCCACGAGCCGCGTGCGAGTGGCTGTATTTAAAACCTATGACGCAGTACCAAACTCCGCATTTGCTCTAACGTGTCGACGCAGGCACGTACATGAACGTGCACGTGCGTATCTGCTAGGTGACCGAGACATTGTTTTCGAGTGGCAGTGTCACGAGTGCAAAATGGAGGAACTGATTGAAGCTGTTCGAAGTGAAAAATGCATATACGTGGTAAAACACCAAGACTATTTAAATACAAAATTAAAGGATTCTATTTGGAAACAAATAGCAGAGGCGCTAAATCTCAAGGATG GAAGTGAAGCCAAGAAATGTTGGGAAAAACTGAGAAACAATCACCGAGATGCGCTTCGTCGGCAGAAAATTTCTAAACCGAAAAGTGGATCAGGGGCTGTTAATATAAAGCCATGgcgctttcaaaaaaaatatggcatTTTGAATCCCGCATATGGCAAATAG
- the LOC129765564 gene encoding uncharacterized protein LOC129765564: protein MERDDYIAEKNRIYHAAEQNGYKRCFVEKILRKHEKKKWRKNNTTLEPEKEQHERISLPYYPKITNTVQSTLRKHGFHVVYKSESTLKDLLCNLKDRIPPDEKSGIYQIPCKDCTSVYIGQTRRKFKIRLREHKNAVDNERANESSVAAHALTQAHCVDWEKAKIIRNVRKASQLNAWESMYISTSDSPLMNEEDAPISSQLFHLTKLITQQNISSTSIDNRMNMG from the coding sequence ATGGAGAGAGATGATTACATAGcggagaaaaatagaatctaccATGCTGCAGAGCAGAATGGGTACAAGAGATGTTTTGTGGAGAAAATCCTTCGGAAACACGagaagaagaaatggagaaaaaacaACACCACATTAGAGCCTGAGAAGGAACAACACGAAAGGATCAGCCTACCGTACTATCCCAAAATAACCAACACAGTCCAGTCTACACTCCGGAAACACGGATTTCATGTGGTGTACAAAAGTGAGAGCACCCTGAAAGACCTTTTGTGCAACCTGAAAGATAGAATTCCACCGGATGAAAAATCAGGGATCTATCAGATTCCCTGCAAAGACTGTACTAGTGTATACATCGGTCAAACTCgtcggaaattcaaaatccgCCTACGTGAACATAAGAATGCGGTGGATAATGAACGAGCCAACGAATCAAGTGTGGCAGCACATGCTTTAACTCAAGCCCACTGCGTAGACTGGGAGAAGgcaaaaattattagaaatgtACGAAAAGCCTCACAGTTGAATGCATGGGAATCAATGTACATCTCAACCAGCGATTCCCCACTTATGAATGAAGAAGATGCACCAATATCATCTCAACTCTTCCATCTGACGAAGCTGATAACTCAGCAAAATATATCTTCGACAAGTATTGATAACCGTATGAATATGGGTTAG